In Vagococcus luciliae, one genomic interval encodes:
- a CDS encoding alpha/beta fold hydrolase — protein sequence MKCLIKERMIQHIPVVEVVPETHQYDPLPCVVFYHGWQTSKELALTPARKIAQLTNRVIVPDAMFHGTRRVENRSVIPSFAFWSSIQHNLIEFNLIKEYLYNKKFVLDNQIAVGGFSMGGMTSAGLLTKHPDITAAAILMGTPDYQGFIDRLIYYSKTKQLTLPIDLEDSLSWTSSYDLNRQPEKINSRPIYFWHGTKDAKIPYSASHDFYDLYKHDTFGKNMIFETGIDEPHILTIPTMENMANFLTNQFHH from the coding sequence ATGAAATGCTTAATTAAAGAAAGAATGATTCAACATATTCCTGTTGTAGAAGTTGTTCCTGAGACTCATCAATATGATCCACTTCCATGTGTTGTTTTTTATCATGGCTGGCAAACATCAAAAGAATTGGCCTTAACACCTGCTAGAAAAATAGCTCAGTTAACTAACCGTGTGATTGTTCCAGATGCCATGTTTCATGGAACGAGACGCGTTGAAAATCGCTCTGTCATCCCTTCTTTTGCTTTTTGGTCTAGTATCCAACATAACCTTATTGAGTTTAATTTAATCAAAGAATACCTTTACAACAAAAAATTTGTTTTAGACAACCAAATTGCTGTTGGTGGCTTTTCAATGGGTGGAATGACAAGCGCGGGACTTCTAACAAAACATCCTGATATTACAGCTGCTGCTATCTTAATGGGCACTCCCGATTACCAAGGTTTTATTGATCGCCTGATTTATTATAGTAAAACAAAACAACTCACGTTACCTATTGATTTAGAAGATAGTCTCTCTTGGACATCATCTTACGACCTCAATAGACAACCCGAAAAAATAAACAGTCGACCAATCTATTTTTGGCATGGAACAAAAGACGCCAAAATTCCGTATTCTGCTAGCCACGATTTTTATGACTTATACAAACATGATACTTTTGGTAAAAATATGATATTTGAGACTGGAATAGATGAACCCCATATCTTAACCATACCTACGATGGAGAATATGGCGAATTTCTTAACGAATCAGTTTCATCATTAA